TGCCCCTTCCCGTCCTGGGGGAGGCCCTGGGCCTTAGGGGTCCGGTGGAGCCGGTGGTGCGGCCCCTTTTGGACGGGCGCTTCCTCTTGGGGGAGGAGGTGGGGCTTTGGGAATGGCATTACCCTTTTCCCCATCCTGGGGAGGCGGTGGTGGTCTTGGACCTGGAGACCACGGGGCTTTCCCCTGGCCTCAACGAGGTGATCGAGCTGGGCCTGGTGCGGCTGGAGCGGGGAGAGCGGAGGAGCTTTCAGAGCCTGGTACGCCCAAGCCGCCCTCCCAGCCCCTTCATTGAGAGGCTTACCGGGATTCGCGCCTGGCAGCTGGAGGAGGCCCCTTCCCTCCAGGAGGTGTTGCAGCAGGCCTACCCCCTTTTGCAAGGGGCCACCTTGGTGATCCAGAACGCCAGCTTTGA
The window above is part of the Thermus albus genome. Proteins encoded here:
- a CDS encoding 3'-5' exonuclease; the protein is MDAFFRHRLATRLARRLRAEGRPLPLPVLGEALGLRGPVEPVVRPLLDGRFLLGEEVGLWEWHYPFPHPGEAVVVLDLETTGLSPGLNEVIELGLVRLERGERRSFQSLVRPSRPPSPFIERLTGIRAWQLEEAPSLQEVLQQAYPLLQGATLVIQNASFDLGFLRPALEGMGYALENPVVDTIRLAKRAMPGLKRYGLDALSQVLELPPREAHRALGDVERTLAVAFEVYYMLTSGIPRPLTDFGR